From Terriglobales bacterium:
TCCCTACTCGCCTACTCCGCCGTCTGCGGGACGGGCCTCGACACCATTCCCCTGCCCGGCGACATCACCGAAGACCAGCTGGCGCGCATCATCGGTGACATGGCCTCGCTCTCCGTCAAGTGGCACAAGCCGCTCTCCGCCCGCCTGCTGCCCGTCAAAGGAAAAAAAGCGGGCGAGAAGAGCGCCTTCGACGATCCCTACCTGGTCAACGCCACCCTCCAGCCGCTGCCCTAGCTGCCGGGACCGTGTGGCAGAGAGCCTGCCCTGCTTTTCGCCGAGCGCAGCGAGCCCTGAGCTTGTCGAAGGGGCAGTCTAAGGGTCCTTCGCCTGTACGGGGCCCAAGACGCTCCTCCGCTCCCTGTGGTAAAAGGGTTTCCAGTGTGGACTCCCACCTGGCCCAATTCACCAACAGGAAGTATCTGAACCTGGAGAGCTACCGCAGGAGCGGCGCGGCGGTGCGCACGCCGCTTTGGTTTGCCGAGGAGGAGGGCGTGCTCTTCGTCTATTCCTTGGCCGATTCCGGCAAGGTCAAGCGCATCCGCAATGATCCGCGGGTGCGCGTCGTGCCCAGCGACCTGCGGGGGAACCCGAAGGGCGAGTGGGTGGAAGCCCGCGCCGAGATCCTCGACGCCGCGGGCGCCGCCCGCGGCCACCAGCTCCTGCGGCAGAAGTACTGGCTGAAGCGCCTGGGGGACTTCTTCGGCAGGCTGAGAAAACGCAAGCACGCCGTGATGGCCATCCACGTCCTCAAGGGCACAGAACCCTGCTACTGTTTTGGCGGCTCCGAGGCACTCCAACGCTAATCAAGGAGAACCGAGCACATGGACACCACCACTCAGCTGGTTGCGAGGTTGATCGGGGCGGTGATCGGCGGGACCCTTTGCGGGCTGATCCCGTATTTCTTCGGCAGGAAGCGCGGACAGCCCACGCTGGGCATCGTCGGCCTGGTCTCGTGCATCGTGGGAGGGCTGATCGCCGGCCTCATTCTGGCGCTGCCCGTGGCCGGCGTCTTCGCCCTCGTCATCGCCGTGCGCAAGGGAGAAGGCACACCTCCCGGCGCGACCCCGGGTGCTCCTCCGGGCGCTCCTCCGGGTCCGGGGCACATCGGCTAGCCACTCACTCTTCCGCCGGAGACGCCTTCCACAGCACGGAGCGGTCGATCTCCCGCAGGCGGGTGCGCCCGGTGAGCGCCATGGCCATCTCGAACTCCTGGCGCAGGATGTTCAGCACGCGGGTGACGCCCTCCGCTCCCGCCACTCCCAGTCCGTAGAGGTAGGGCCGCCCGATCAACACCGCGCGCGCGCCCAGCGCCAGCGCCTTCAGCACGTCGGTGCCGCGGCGGATGCCGCCATCCACCAGCACCGGGAACTGCTCGCCCACGCGCTTCACCACCTGCGGCAGGACGTCGAGCGTGGCCGCCGCGGTATCCAGATTGCGCCCGCCGTGGTTGGAGACGATGATCCCGGCCACACCCGCTCCCGCCGCGCGCTCCGCATCGCCCGGGTTCAGGATGCCCTTGACCAGCACCGGCGCCTTGGCCAGCTGGAGCAGCCAGTCGAGGTCTTTCCAGGTGAGCGTGGGATCGAGCGCCTCGCTGTAGATGCCGTCTCCCACGGAGCGATGGGGTGTGGCGTTCCCTTTTCCGTATGCGCCCTTCAGGTTGGGCAGCTCCATGCCCGGCGGCAGGCAGAAGCCGGAGCGCGCCTCGCGATTGCGCGCCCCGATCACCGGCGTGTCCACGGTGAGGACCAGCGCCTTGGCGCCCGCCTGCTCCGCGCGCCCCACCAGCTCGCGCGTGAATCCCCGGTCGCGCTGCACGTAGAGCTGGAACCAGAGCGGCCCGGTGGCGGCCTTGGCGATGTCTTCGACCGCCGTCGTGGCCGCCGAACTCATCACCAGCAGCGCCTTGGCGGCGCCCGCACCCCGCGCCACCGCCACTTCTCCCTGGGGATGCACCAGGCGCTGAAAGCCGGTGGGCGCCAGCAGGATGGGAAAGGGCAGCTCCTGCTCGAACAAGGTGACGCGCGTATCCAGTTTGGAGACGTCCGTCAGCACGCGCGGCATGAGCGCCACGCGGTCGAAGGCCTCGCGGTTCCAGCGCAGCGTGATCTCATCCGCCGCCGCGCCCGAGACGTACTCCCAGGCCGCGGGCTGCATGCGCTCCCGCGCCAGCCCTTCGTAGTCGGCGAGGTTCAGCAGTTGCCGCTCGGCCGCCGGAGTGGAAGCTGCCGCTGCCACCGGTTTGGCGGCCGGCTCCGGGGATGGTTTGGCTGCCGGCTTTTTCTTGGATGCCAAAGCGGATTCTCCTATCCCATGGGTGACGAACTCGAAATCACCGTCGGCGTGGCACAGGGCTAGAGCCTGCCCTGAGCGAAGTCGAAAACGGAAAAGGCCAGTCAGTTTTGCCTGACTGGCCTTTGATTTAATGCCGGCGACGACCGACTCTCCCACACAGTTTCCCGTGCAGTACCATGGGCCCAGCGGGGCTTAACTACCGTGTTCGGGATGGGAACGGGTGTGACCCCCGCGGTGTGATCACCGACAACTTGAGGCGTTCTGCGGGCGTCTGAGCCCGCAGTCGAGATCCTGAGCGCAGCGGCGCGTTCGCGCCGCGCAGTCGAAGAATCTCTTGCTACGCCAACTCAAAGAACCTGTGGACGATGCCACAACTGAATCGATTGGTCTTTCTAACGGCTGACCTGCCGGCAGCAGAAGCTGCCGACCGACCGGCGAGGACGCTTGCGCGCCCTGCGCCCAGTAAATTTTATGGTCAAGCCGAACGGGCGATTAGTACTGGTAAGCTACGCACCTTGCGGCGCTTCCACCTCCAGCCTATCAAACACGTGGTCTTCGTGTGCCCTTCTTTTCCCTTACGGGTTGGGAGATCTCATCTTGGGGAGTGCTTCACGCTTATAT
This genomic window contains:
- a CDS encoding PPOX class F420-dependent oxidoreductase; this translates as MDSHLAQFTNRKYLNLESYRRSGAAVRTPLWFAEEEGVLFVYSLADSGKVKRIRNDPRVRVVPSDLRGNPKGEWVEARAEILDAAGAARGHQLLRQKYWLKRLGDFFGRLRKRKHAVMAIHVLKGTEPCYCFGGSEALQR
- a CDS encoding alpha-hydroxy acid oxidase encodes the protein MASKKKPAAKPSPEPAAKPVAAAASTPAAERQLLNLADYEGLARERMQPAAWEYVSGAAADEITLRWNREAFDRVALMPRVLTDVSKLDTRVTLFEQELPFPILLAPTGFQRLVHPQGEVAVARGAGAAKALLVMSSAATTAVEDIAKAATGPLWFQLYVQRDRGFTRELVGRAEQAGAKALVLTVDTPVIGARNREARSGFCLPPGMELPNLKGAYGKGNATPHRSVGDGIYSEALDPTLTWKDLDWLLQLAKAPVLVKGILNPGDAERAAGAGVAGIIVSNHGGRNLDTAAATLDVLPQVVKRVGEQFPVLVDGGIRRGTDVLKALALGARAVLIGRPYLYGLGVAGAEGVTRVLNILRQEFEMAMALTGRTRLREIDRSVLWKASPAEE